A single region of the Silene latifolia isolate original U9 population chromosome 8, ASM4854445v1, whole genome shotgun sequence genome encodes:
- the LOC141595044 gene encoding indole-3-acetic acid-amido synthetase GH3.3-like, with protein sequence MKRSYNTIDANHFLCCRCIEGENAYGGKALSLLITREERVTPSGLKILAGTTSCLKNFKFFRDKPYPLNDNTSLKEAILCSDHFQSIYTQLLCGFYQRHDVTHVKSVFASSLVSVIHFLKRHYSELCSDISSGSLSPKITDPSLRGRMIETFMQNPDPELAKFIQVTCSDENWEGIYRKIWPNIKYLDAISTGSMAQYILLLKYYTGGLPLLSTKYSASECDLGFNLNPMCDPYDVSYTIMPNMSYYEFLPLDSSHFTSSDPKPLTVEMADVEVGKEYEVVVTNFCGLYRYRIGDVLSPTRFFNSTPQFKFIRRKNVVLTIDICKLTEMELQKGIDSVSSLLGQLDIIVVEYTSYANVKDGPGHCVIYMELMVMSQANWPKPEVLEQCCQAMEGSLGQLYFSTRVSGFIGPLEIRLVENGTFEKLRDYAISKGVSFTQYKVPRCVKALDLLELLNSGVVSIHFSSSFPTSGP encoded by the exons ATGAAACGATCTTATAATACAATTGATGCTAACCATTTTCTTTGTTGTAGATGCATTGAAGGGGAAAATGCATATGGAGGAAAGGCCCTGAGCTTGCTAATAACTAGAGAAGAAAGAGTAACACCAAGTGGATTAAAAATATTAGCTGGTACAACAAGCTGTTTGAAGAACTTTAAGTTTTTTAGAGACAAGCCGTATCCTTTGAATGATAACACAAGTCTTAAGGAGGCCATACTTTGCTCGGATCACTTTCAGTCCATTTACACTCAGTTACTATGCGGGTTTTACCAACGTCATGATGTCACTCATGTGAAATCCGTCTTTGCTTCCAGCCTTGTATCAGTTATTCACTTTCTTAAGCGCCATTATTCTGAGCTTTGCAGCGATATATCCTCGGGTAGCTTAAGCCCCAAAATTACCGATCCATCTCTAAGAGGACGTATGATTGAGACTTTTATGCAAAACCCAGATCCAGAATTGGCCAAATTTATTCAAGTTACATGTTCTGATGAAAATTGGGAAggaatttatagaaaaatttggcCCAATATTAAGTACTTGGATGCTATATCGACAGGTTCCATGGCCCAATATATACTCTTGTTGAAATATTACACAGGAGGCTTGCCTTTATTAAGTACCAAGTATTCTGCCTCTGAATGTGATTTGGGTTTCAATCTAAACCCAATGTGTGATCCTTATGATGTATCTTACACTATTATGCCAAACATGTCATACTACGAGTTCTTGCCTCTTGACTCCTCGCATTTTACGTCTTCTGATCCAAAACCTCTAACCGTTGAAATGGCAGATGTAGAGGTGGGTAAGGAGTATGAAGTTGTCGTCACCAACTTTTGTGGATTATATAG GTACCGAATTGGGGATGTGCTTTCTCCTACAAGATTTTTCAATTCGACCCCGCAATTTAAGTTCATAAGGAGGAAAAATGTGGTACTTACTATAGACATTTGCAAACTTACGGAAATGGAGTTGCAAAAGGGAATTGACAGTGTTTCATCTTTGCTTGGGCAATTGGATATCATAGTCGTTGAGTATACCAGCTACGCAAATGTGAAGGACGGTCCTGGGCATTGTGTCATTTATATGGAACTTATGGTTATGTCTCAAGCAAATTGGCCCAAACCAGAGGTTTTGGAGCAATGCTGCCAAGCAATGGAGGGTTCCCTAGGCCAACTTTATTTCAGCACTCGGGTGAGTGGCTTCATCGGTCCACTTGAGATTCGACTAGTAGAGAACGGTACCTTTGAAAAATTGAGGGATTATGCAATATCAAAGGGGGTATCTTTTACGCAGTATAAGGTGCCTAGGTGTGTCAAAGCATTGGATTTGTTGGAGTTGCTCAACTCTGGAGTGGTCTCTATTCACTTTAGCTCTTCATTTCCTACTTCGGGTCCATAA